GAAAGCAAGGCAGAGCGGGGACTCCATCTTCATCGACAGGTTCCAGGCCATGCAAGACAAGAACATGGTGGAAGCAGAAGCGGCGTTTATCCTTCCGAACGACTCCAACCCGGAATTCAAGCCAACAGCGTTCCTGCCCATACAGGTGATTCACGCGTGGGCGTCGGCAAAGGACTTCAGTATTCCGGTGCTACTGGAACCGCTCAACGACACGACTCTTGCCAACGGATTCATGAGCGGCGACATCGCGTACGAAGAAGGCAAGGGCCTGCTCGGCAACATCGACTTCACGCAGCTTGAATTCAAGAAGATTGCACACACCATACTCAAGGTAGACAAGGTGAACCTTTTCGCCGAGGGCGACAAGGTAGAACTCAATTCGTACGTGAACATCGGCAACGGCGGATGGGCGGGTTCCTCGCAGGTTATCGTCGACAACGTGTTCAGCAACAAGCGCCACGTGAGCGTAAGCCACAGCACCGACAACGGCGGCGACGTCGCCGTCGAGGGCATCATAGACTCGCTGTACACATTCACGGGCAAGGCGAATGTATCGGGCGCATGGTTTATCCCGGGCACCACAACAGAAATCAAGCGCACCGACCTGCAGATAGACGTTTCCGCAAAGCTCAAGGAAGGTATCAAGGGCATAACCGCAGAGATTACCTCGGATTCCACGTTCTACCAGCCTCCCAAGATGAGCAGGCTTGTCCCGTTCCGCGTGAGGGGGCACCTCGAAAACGGGATTGCCGAAATTACCGAATTTTCGACCCGCAACAACGAAGGCGAAACCATCAACGTTACCGCGGCATACAGCCTCGACAGCATGAAGCTTGAACGCTTCAACATCAGTTCCGACCAGTTCAGCCTCAAGTCCGGGCAGCATTCCATAATGGTGAAGGATGTCTCGGGCTCGCTCGAAGACAACGACAACGAGCTGGTGGTATCGGTGAGCCTCCCCTACATCCAGTACAACTTCTTCGACGAAACATTCGGCGAAGGCGAGATACAGGCCCAGAGCAACCTTGACTTTACTATACCGCGTTCCACCGGCGACCGACTCCAGAACAAATCCATTTCGGGCAAACTCATCGTCGACAAGATGATCTACTACAAGGCGCTCGAGTTCCAGATAACGCCGAATTCGCTCAACCGCATCCTCACGATGTTCAACAACTTCATCACCAGGTTGCGTACCACCGAAGCGCAGGAAGCAAAGATTTCTACCGCAAGCCCCATCAACCTGATGGTTCACGTGAACGACTCGCAGAGAGATTCCATCGCCATCGTGACTCCGTTCGCGACATTCCCCTTCACGTTTGACTTCTGGGTGCTCGGCAACACCAACAGGCCGCTCCTGCGTGGCGACGTAACGAATTCCAATGCGGGCTTTATCGGCGTGCAGGACCTTTACGAATTCGAACTGAACTCCTTCAGCATCTCGTGGATGGACGTTCCGTGGCAACACGGCGTACTCGAAGTATCGAGTGCGCAGGAACTCCCCTACTGCGACGACACCGGCGAAAAGGAAAACGAGACCTGCCCCATCAACTTCGACATCACGGGAACGATTACGAACCCGCAGCCCACGCCTACGAGCAACTGCGGTACTGAATCGAGCGCAGCAGCCACCTACTACAACATCATCCTCGGGTGCATCGCCGACAACAACGACGAATCGACCGACTGGAACAAGATTGCCGGCAAGGCTATCGGCAAGATGATTTCTACCACGGCCAACAAGACGCTCGGCGGCGAGTATATCGGCGATATCGACATGAAGGTGATGCTGTTCAGCAACAACACCACAAGCGACAAGGATTCAAGCTACTTCAAGATACCGATTTCACTCGACCGCTGGGTGAAGAACATGAAGTTCATCTTCGGTTACACGCAGGACCAGAGCGAAAACCCGACATATGACCAGGCCCTGCAATTCGGCGTGACCTACACGCTCCCCGTATTCCAGGACAAGTCGTTCTCGCACAAGAACCACCTCAACCCGTCGCTCTACCTGAACGGGCAGCTCAATTCGAAGCAGTATCTCACCAACACGGGAGCAAGTTCTAACGAGAACCGACTCGAAAAGAACGTCGGCCTCAACTACGGTTACCGATTCTGGAACGCGTGCCTGCTAGGCCTGGGCTACTGCGAAACGATATCCTCCAACGCATCGCTCAAGGATAGCGAGGAGAAGGAGGCACAAAAATGAAAAAACTAATCTGCTTCCTGCTTTTTGCAATCGCATTCGTCTTTGCCGAAGATACGGAGAAGAACCCCTGGAAGGTGCAATTCGACGGAAACGTTGTGTTTTCGAATTTCCAGTTGAACGAGCAACTCGAAGTTCCCGACGAATTCGGGAACCTTGATACCACAAAGCAAGACTTTATGATGGGCCTTGCCACCGAAAACATTCGCGCGCTCTACTATTCGCAAGGGTTCTTCAGCCTCAGCATGAAAATGGAAATCAGGCGTGAAGTTGATTCCGAGAACAAACGCAAGCGCGTTTACGTCATCTCGCTGCGCGAAGGCGAACGTTACCGGTTCGGCGGGACAAGCATCATCGTGCCCGATTCGTCCAAGATCGATATTGACATGAGCAAGCTCCGCACGAACGACAAGGAAAGGATTTTTTCGCAAGACGACATCGCCGAAGACATCCAGTTTATCCAGCAGACCTACCGCAAGGCGGGCTACCTGCACACCTACGTGTTGCCGGGCGAACTCATAGACACAACGCAAAAAGTCATCATGGTCGAGATTATCGTGAACCCGGGTGCAATGGTCATCATGGGAAACATGGTGAGTACCGCACAGAAAAACCTCGACAAGTCCAAGAAAGAACAAGAGGCGGGGCTTTCCGATACCGCATGGCTATCGTCGCTATGGAAAATCCCGCAAGGCGAAATCATTGACGGTAATCAGTTCAACACATTCAAGTCAAAATTACTTTCTACGCAGTTATTCACACAAATTAAACTTACCGACTCCCTGAGGACAGACGGGCTATCGGACATTCACCTGAACGTGACCGAGCGCGTACCCGGCGAAGCGCGCTACGGCCTGTTCTACGAAGAAATGTACGGGTTCGGCGCCATCGCGTATGCAAAGCACAAAAACTTCTTCGGTAAGTTCAACGAATTTTCCACCTCGTTCCAGCTGGCAGAGAACAAACAGGAAATTTCACTCGGCTACGCAAACCCGCTACTCTTCGGAACATCTTTCACGTTTATCCCCACGGCAATCCGCCTTGAAGACCGTCTGAGTTTCAACCACGAAAAGACCGCCCCGCCGGCCTACCCCGATAGCGTCGAAGAGCGTTACGAAATCATTAACCGCGGCGACCTGACTTTCGGCATTACCGACCACATCCGATTCCGCGGGACGCTCGATACGCGTTTCGTGAGCAAGAACGGAGCCGACATGTACAAGGTGAAGGGCGAAATAGCGCTCACCTTCGACTACACCGACGACTACTTCAACCCCACGAAGGGCGTGCGCGTGGCCCCGACCGTAGGCGCGGGCACAAACCTGAACGCAAACCTCGAAAAACTCACCATGATAGGCAACCCATACACCTACGGCGAGGCAACCGTGAATCT
The Fibrobacter sp. UWR3 genome window above contains:
- a CDS encoding BamA/TamA family outer membrane protein; the protein is MKKLICFLLFAIAFVFAEDTEKNPWKVQFDGNVVFSNFQLNEQLEVPDEFGNLDTTKQDFMMGLATENIRALYYSQGFFSLSMKMEIRREVDSENKRKRVYVISLREGERYRFGGTSIIVPDSSKIDIDMSKLRTNDKERIFSQDDIAEDIQFIQQTYRKAGYLHTYVLPGELIDTTQKVIMVEIIVNPGAMVIMGNMVSTAQKNLDKSKKEQEAGLSDTAWLSSLWKIPQGEIIDGNQFNTFKSKLLSTQLFTQIKLTDSLRTDGLSDIHLNVTERVPGEARYGLFYEEMYGFGAIAYAKHKNFFGKFNEFSTSFQLAENKQEISLGYANPLLFGTSFTFIPTAIRLEDRLSFNHEKTAPPAYPDSVEERYEIINRGDLTFGITDHIRFRGTLDTRFVSKNGADMYKVKGEIALTFDYTDDYFNPTKGVRVAPTVGAGTNLNANLEKLTMIGNPYTYGEATVNLYHPLFWTFYGALSGSVGKFFEKALEDDARVFYQGGSRSVRGYRFRSIFASYESYTTSTDDDGNEVIDTVINTGLTPMYLRINEEIRWTLPWKGWRHWQIVQFYDWTRVMDNERDLYKETAKEALGLGLRYRWQFLTFRLDYAFKKNLSDWSPEGFAWGRFAFDLSQTF